A stretch of the Streptomyces sp. WMMB303 genome encodes the following:
- a CDS encoding glycosyltransferase 87 family protein, translated as MQALYQLSYSPRSLVRRGFPSTASPAYTGYTAFCQIASRDTGRWATPPCRAPAPAVGTVGPVSISRRPAGSTAPPALRACHALRDRLLRRPTAPALTVSLLSFAAFWAAQHATDPSMIDLMVYRAEGRAVLDGHDLYAMRATYADLPATYPPFAALLFLPLTLPEVPVLRAAATVANLGLLVALAHLSLRLLNRPLHVPRPAAALGVAAVAVWCEPVWTTLRYGQINLLVATLVLWDLTRRPGQRWAGVGIGVAAGIKLTPALFAVFLALHGLALHGPARRRLRPCHPDRRDGQGGPGRRAGPWNPRLRQAAVAAATFLGTALLPALLLPHDSLRFWGGAVLRSDRVGRAELTDNQSLNGVAARLLHTGDPGGLWLGLALLAAALGLGAAVAAALARRCGLPHAAAWSAAACAVTILLISPISWSHHWVWCLPLTLLLAVEAQRRRSLRWAAGALPAALVFCSYVPWWVPRDPNAPRPPELRQNGAEILLSACYPLAGVVFLAVTAAVALRTLRGPGAQTPAGRRGRGGRDEREGRDRDRDRDRDSGIGAAAGAQAVAKE; from the coding sequence ATGCAAGCGCTCTACCAACTGAGCTATAGCCCCAGATCCCTGGTCCGCCGGGGCTTCCCCTCGACGGCTTCGCCAGCTTACACGGGGTACACCGCCTTCTGCCAAATCGCTTCCCGCGACACCGGGCGGTGGGCGACTCCGCCATGCCGGGCCCCGGCCCCCGCGGTCGGTACTGTCGGCCCCGTGAGCATCTCGCGCCGGCCCGCCGGGAGCACAGCGCCACCGGCGCTCCGGGCCTGCCACGCTCTCAGGGACCGGCTGCTGCGGCGGCCGACGGCCCCGGCGCTCACGGTGTCGCTGCTCTCCTTCGCCGCCTTCTGGGCCGCCCAGCACGCCACGGACCCCTCGATGATCGATCTGATGGTCTACCGGGCCGAGGGCCGAGCCGTGCTCGACGGCCACGACCTGTACGCGATGCGCGCCACCTACGCGGACCTGCCCGCCACCTACCCGCCCTTCGCCGCGCTGCTGTTCCTCCCCCTGACCCTGCCGGAGGTGCCCGTCCTGCGTGCGGCGGCGACCGTCGCGAACCTCGGACTGCTGGTGGCCCTGGCCCACCTGTCGCTGCGCCTGCTGAACCGCCCGCTGCACGTCCCGCGCCCGGCGGCGGCCCTGGGCGTCGCCGCGGTCGCCGTGTGGTGCGAACCGGTGTGGACCACACTGCGCTACGGACAGATCAACCTGCTGGTCGCCACCCTGGTGCTGTGGGACCTCACCCGTCGCCCCGGGCAGCGCTGGGCGGGGGTGGGCATCGGCGTCGCGGCGGGCATCAAGCTCACACCCGCGCTGTTCGCCGTCTTCCTCGCTCTGCACGGGCTGGCTCTGCACGGACCGGCCCGGCGCCGACTGCGACCGTGCCATCCGGACCGCCGGGACGGGCAGGGAGGGCCGGGCCGCCGCGCCGGGCCGTGGAACCCGCGGCTGCGGCAGGCCGCCGTCGCGGCGGCGACCTTCCTGGGCACCGCACTGCTGCCCGCGCTGCTCCTCCCGCACGACTCGCTGCGCTTCTGGGGCGGAGCCGTTCTGCGATCCGACCGGGTGGGGCGTGCGGAACTCACGGACAACCAGTCGCTGAACGGGGTGGCAGCGCGGCTGCTGCACACCGGGGATCCGGGCGGACTGTGGCTGGGCCTGGCACTCCTCGCGGCCGCGCTCGGCCTGGGAGCGGCCGTGGCCGCGGCCCTCGCGAGGCGGTGCGGCCTGCCGCACGCCGCCGCCTGGTCCGCCGCGGCATGCGCCGTCACCATACTGCTGATCAGCCCGATCTCCTGGTCGCACCACTGGGTGTGGTGTCTACCGCTGACACTCCTGCTGGCCGTGGAGGCGCAGCGGCGCCGCAGTCTGCGCTGGGCGGCCGGAGCGCTGCCGGCGGCCCTGGTCTTCTGCTCCTACGTGCCGTGGTGGGTCCCCCGGGACCCGAACGCGCCGCGCCCTCCCGAACTCCGCCAGAACGGCGCCGAGATACTGCTGTCGGCCTGCTATCCGCTCGCGGGGGTGGTGTTCCTCGCCGTCACGGCCGCAGTGGCGCTGCGGACGCTGCGGGGGCCGGGGGCCCAAACTCCGGCCGGGCGGCGCGGCCGGGGCGGCCGGGACGAAAGGGAGGGCAGGGACAGGGACAGGGACAGGGACAGGGACAGCGGCATCGGCGCTGCGGCCGGAGCTCAGGCCGTAGCGAAGGAGTAG